One region of Pogona vitticeps strain Pit_001003342236 chromosome 1, PviZW2.1, whole genome shotgun sequence genomic DNA includes:
- the SPC25 gene encoding kinetochore protein Spc25 — MAQPKNDDELAILKKEIKEFWSKFKTTCCNESLDQTLGLRDLWQESINKLSDKWTKRLKEGDDIINKFHEYTNECCQKRKSIEVKQEKLSEVLANIADGKKQETDLMDSIQELKEELTRRMKIKSRATEEMEQRLLKAEVLFKERLGLEIRKTSAKHLQFIFSCIDHKDFDKPFILTLSINEEGAYEVISCSPPLDCIEELQLKMRETNNFSAFIANVRKAFVALTYK, encoded by the exons ATGGCTCAGCCAAAAAACGACGATGAACTGGCGATACtcaaaaaagagataaaggaattTTGGAGTAAGTTTAAAACCACTTGTTGCAACGAGTCTCTGGACCAGACATTGGGACTGAGAGATCTGTGGCAGGAGTCCATAAACAAGCTTTCAG ataAATGGACCAAGAGATTGAAAGAAGGAGATGACATCATTAACAAATTCCATGAGTATACAAATG AGTGCTGTCAGAAGAGGAAATCTATTGAAGTAAAACAGGAGAAATTATCCGAAGTGCTTGCAAACATTGCAGATGGGAAGAAACAAGAGACAGACTTGATGGATAGTATTCAAGAGCTCAAGGAGGAACTTACCAGAAGAATGAAAA TTAAAAGCAGAGCCACAGAGGAAATGGAGCAAAGACTGCTTAAGGCTGAAGTACTTTTTAAAGAGCGGCTTGGGCTAGAAATACGCAAAACAAGCG CAAAACATCTGCAGTTTATATTCAGCTGTATCGACCACAAAGATTTTGACAAGCCATTCATCCTTACCCTTTCCATAAATGAAGAGGGAGCGTATGAAG tGATCTCTTGCTCTCCTCCGCTGGATTGTATAGAAGAGTTGCAGCTAAAAATGAGAGAAACTAACAATTTTTCTGCATTTATTGCAAATGTTAGGAAGGCTTTcgttgccttgacttacaaatga